A single Anopheles funestus chromosome 2RL, idAnoFuneDA-416_04, whole genome shotgun sequence DNA region contains:
- the LOC125762605 gene encoding myosin heavy chain, muscle isoform X11 has product MPKPPVQVGDDPDPTEFLFVSLEQKRIDQSKPYDSKKACWVPEEKEGYVLGEIKATKGELVTVALPGGETKDFKKDLVSQVNPPKYEKCEDMSNLTYLNDASVLHNLRQRYYAKLIYTYSGLFCVVINPYKRYPLYTNRCAKMYRGKRRNEVPPHLFAVSDGAYVNMLTNHENQSMLITGESGAGKTENTKKVIAYFATIGASGKKDENAEKKGSLEDQVVQTNPVLEAFGNAKTVRNDNSSRFGKFIRIHFTGSGKLAGADIETYLLEKARVISQQTLERSYHIFYQIMSGSVKGLKEICFLSNNIHDYHIVAQGKTTIPSVDDGEEMQITDEAFNVLGFTQEEKDNIYRITSAVMHMGRMQFKQKGREEQAEADGTEDGDKVAKLLGVATDDLYKNLLKPRIKVGNEFVTKGQNKDQVTNSVGALCKGIFDRLFKWLVKKCNETLDTKQKRAQFIGVLDIAGFEIFDFNGFEQLCINFTNEKLQQFFNHHMFVLEQEEYKKEGINWAFIDFGMDLLACIDLIEKPMGILSILEEESMFPKATDQTFAEKLMTNHLGKSAPFMKPRPPKPGIPAGHFAIGHYAGVVSYNITGWLEKNKDPLNDTVVDQFKKGSNALMVEIFADHPGQSADPAAAKGGRGKKGAGFATVSSSYKEQLNNLMTTLKSTQPHFVRCIIPNEMKTAGVVDAHLVMHQLTCNGVLEGIRICRKGFPNRMMYPDFKLRYLILAPAAMQAETEGKKAAEKCFEAIGLDPDSYRIGHTKVFFRAGVLGQMEEFRDERLSKIMSWMQAWCRGYLSRKEFKKMQEQRVSLEIVQRNLRKYLKLRTWAWWKLWQKVKPLLNVSRVEDQIAKLEEKAQKAQEAYEKEEKMRKELEALNSKLLAEKTALLDSLSGEKGALQEYQEKAAKLTAQKNDLENQLRDTQERLAQEEDARNQLFQTKKKLEQEIASQKKDAEDLELQIQKIEQDKASKDHQIRNLNDEIAHQDELINKLNKEKKMQGEVNQKTAEELQAAEDKVNHLNKVKAKLEQTLDELEDSLEREKKLRGDVEKAKRKVEGDLKLTQEAVADLERNKKELEQTVLRKDKEISALSAKLEDEQSLVGKLQKQIKELQARIEELEEEVEAERQARAKAEKQRADLARELEELGERLEEAGGATSAQIELNKKREAELAKLRRDLEEANIQHEGTLANLRKKHNDAVAEMAEQVDQLNKLKTKAEKERTQYFAELNDARIGCDQLSNEKAAQEKIAKQLQHTLNEVQSKLDETNRTLNDFDASKKKLSIENSDLLRQLEDAESQVSQLSKIKISLTQQLEDTKRLADEEARERATLLGKFRNLEHDLDNLREQVEEEAEGKGDIQRQLSKANAEAQLWRSKYESEGVARAEELEEAKRKLQARLAEAEETIESLNQKCVALEKTKQRLATEVEDLQLEVDRASSIANAAEKKQKAFDKIIGEWKLKVDDLAAELDASQKECRNYSTELFRLKGAYEEGQEQLEAVRRENKNLADEVKDLLDQIGEGGRNIHEIEKSRKRLEAEKDELQAALEEAEAALEQEENKVLRAQLELSQVRQEIDRRIQEKEEEFENTRKNHQRALDSMQASLEAEAKGKAEALRMKKKLEADINELEIALDHANKANAEAQKNIKRYQQQLKDVQSALEEEQRARDDAREQLGISERRANALQNELEESRTLLEQADRGRRQAEQELSDAHEQLNEVSAQNASIAAAKRKLESELQTLHSDLDELLNEAKNSEEKAKKAMVDAARLADELRAEQDHAQTQEKLRKALEQQIKELQVRLDEAESNALKGGKKAIQKLEQRVRELESELDSEQRRHADAQKNLRKSERRIKELTFQSEEDRKNHERMQDLVDKLQQKIKTYKRQIEEAEEIAALNLAKFRKAQQELEEAEERADIAEQAATKFRTKGGRAGSVQRGASPAPQRQPSAMPVLAGLNLPTFDDHGF; this is encoded by the exons ATGCCGAAGCCACCAGTTCAGGTCGGAGATGATCCCGATCCAACTGAGttccttttcgtttcgcttgaGCAGAAGCGTATCGATCAGAGCAAGCCGTACGACTCCAAGAAGGCTTGCTGGGTTCCGGAAGAGAAGGAGGGCTATGTGTTGGGTGAAATCAAGGCCACCAAGGGTGAGCTGGTCACCGTCGCTCTGCCGGGTGGTGAG ACCAAGGACTTCAAGAAGGACTTGGTGTCCCAGGTCAACCCACCGAAATACGAGAAATGCGAGGATATGTCCAACTTGACATATCTTAACGATGCCTCTGTACTCCATAACTTGAGACAGAGATACTACGCTAAGCTTATCTAC ACCTACTCGGGCTTGTTCTGCGTTGTCATCAACCCGTACAAGCGTTACCCGCTGTATACCAACCGTTGCGCCAAGATGTACCGTGGCAAGCGCCGTAATGAAGTGCCGCCCCATCTGTTCGCCGTCTCTGACGGTGCCTACGTCAACATGTTGACCAACCACGAGAACCAGTCTATGTTGATTACCGGTGAATCTGGTGCCGGAAAGACTGAGAACACGAAGAAGGTCATTGCGTACTTCGCCACCATTGGCGCTTCGGGCAAGAAGGACGAGAACGCTGAGAAGAAGGGCTCCCTGGAAGATCAGGTCGTCCAGACTAACCCCGTACTTGAGGCCTTCGGTAACGCTAAGACCGTCCGTAACGATAACTCGTCTCGTTTC GGTAAGTTCATCCGTATCCACTTCACTGGAAGCGGTAAGCTGGCTGGTGCCGATATTGAGACTTACCTGCTGGAGAAGGCCCGTGTCATCTCGCAGCAGACTCTGGAGCGTTCGTACCATATCTTCTACCAGATCATGTCTGGTTCCGTCAAGGGATTGAAAG AAATCTGTTTTCTCTCCAACAACATCCATGACTACCATATCGTGGCCCAGGGCAAAACGACAATCCCGAGCGTAGACGATGGAGAAGAAATGCAGATCACCGAT GAAGCCTTCAACGTTCTGGGTTTCACTCAGGAGGAGAAGGACAACATCTACCGCATCACTTCCGCTGTCATGCACATGGGTCGCATGCAGTTCAAGCAGAAGGGTCGCGAAGAGCAGGCTGAGGCTGATGGTACCGAGGATGGTGACAAGGTTGCCAAGCTGCTCGGTGTCGCCACTGACGATCTGTACAAGAATCTGCTGAAGCCCCGTATTAAGGTCGGTAACGAGTTCGTCACCAAGGGTCAGAACAAGGACCAGGTCACCAACTCGGTCGGTGCCCTTTGCAAGGGTATCTTCGATCGTCTCTTCAAGTGGCTCGTCAAGAAGTGTAACGAGACTCTGGACACCAAGCAGAAGCGTGCCCAGTTCATTGGTGTACTGGATATTGCAGGTTTCGAAATCTTCGAC TTCAACGGTTTCGAGCAGCTGTGTATTAACTTCACCAATGAGAAGCTGCAGCAGTTCTTCAACCACCACATGTTCGTCCTGGAGCAGGAAGAATACAAGAAAGAAGGTATCAACTGGGCCTTCATCGATTTCGGTATGGACTTGCTGGCCTGTATTGATCTGATTGAAAAG CCCATGGGTATCCTGTCGATTCTTGAGGAAGAGTCTATGTTCCCGAAGGCCACTGATCAGACCTTTGCTGAGAAGCTGATGACCAACCATCTCGGCAAGTCGGCTCCGTTCATGAAGCCGCGCCCACCGAAGCCAGGTATCCCGGCTGGTCACTTCGCCATCGGTCACTACGCTGGTGTTGTGTCGTACAACATCACCGGATGGCTTGAGAAGAACAAGGATCCGCTGAACGACACTGTCGTCGACCAGTTCAAGAAGGGTAGCAACGCCCTGATGGTTGAGATCTTCGCTGATCACCCAGGCCAGTCGGCTGATCCGGCCGCTGCCAAGGGAGGTCGTGGCAAGAAGGGCGCTGGTTTCGCCACTGTCTCGTCCTCGTACAAGGAACAGCTGAACAACCTGATGACGACGCTGAAGTCTACTCAGCCTCACTTCGTCCGTTGTATCATTCCCAACGAAATGAAGACGGCCGGTGTCGTTGATGCTCACTTGGTCATGCACCAGCTGACTTGTAACGGTGTACTTGAAGGTATCCGTATTTGCCGTAAGGGCTTCCCTAACCGCATGATGTACCCTGACTTCAAGCTGCG TTATCTGATCTTGGCCCCAGCCGCCATGCAGGCTGAGACTGAGGGAAAGAAGGCAGCCGAGAAGTGCTTCGAAGCCATCGGTCTGGACCCCGACTCCTACCGTATTGGTCACACCAAG GTCTTCTTCCGTGCCGGTGTCCTGGGTCAGATGGAGGAGTTCCGTGATGAACGTCTCAGCAAGATCATGTCCTGGATGCAGGCCTGGTGCCGTGGTTACCTGTCGCGTAAGGAGTTCAAGAAGATGCAGGAACAGCGCGTCTCCCTGGAGATCGTCCAGCGCAATCTGCGCAAGTACCTGAAGCTGCGTACCTGGGCCTGGTGGAAGTTGTGGCAGAAGGTCAAGCCTCTGCTTAACGTTTCCCGTGTTGAGGACCAGATTGCT AAACTAGAAGAGAAGGCCCAGAAGGCTCAGGAAGCCTATGAGAAGGAAGAGAAGATGCGCAAGGAGCTGGAAGCTCTCAACAGCAAGCTGTTGGCTGAGAAGACCGCTCTGTTGGATTCGCTGTCCGGTGAAAAGGGAGCCCTCCAGGAATACCAGGAGAAGGCCGCCAAGTTGACCGCCCAGAAGAACGACCTGGAGAACCAGCTGCGC GACACCCAGGAGCGCCTGGCCCAGGAAGAGGATGCCCGCAACCAGCTCTTCCAGACCAAGAAGAAGTTGGAGCAGGAAATTGCCAGCCAGAAGAAGGACGCCGAGGACCTGGAACTGCAGATCCAGAAGATTGAGCAGGACAAGGCCTCCAAGGATCACCAGATCCGCAACTTGAACGATGAGATTGCCCACCAGGATGAGCTCATCAACAAGCTGAACAAGGAGAAGAAGATGCAGGGTGAGGTCAACCAGAAGACCGCCGAGGAACTGCAGGCCGCCGAAGACAAGGTGAACCACCTGAACAAGGTGAAGGCCAAGCTGGAGCAGACTCTGGATGAGCTGGAGGACTCGCTCGAGCGTGAGAAGAAGCTCCGCGGTGATGTTGAGAAGGCTAAGCGCAAGGTTGAGGGTGACCTGAAGCTGACCCAGGAGGCTGTTGCCGATCTGGAGCGCAACAAGAAGGAGCTGGAGCAGACCGTCCTGCGCAAGGACAAGGAAATCTCCGCTCTGTCCGCCAAGCTGGAAGACGAACAGTCGCTGGTTGGCAAGCTGCAGAAGCAGATCAAGGAACTGCAGGCTCGCATTGAGGAGCTTGAGGAGGAAGTCGAGGCCGAGCGTCAGGCCCGCGCCAAGGCTGAGAAGCAGCGTGCTGATCTGGCTCGCGAGCTTGAGGAACTGGGCGAGCGTCTGGAGGAGGCTGGCGGTGCCACCTCGGCCCAGATTGAGCTGAACAAGAAGCGTGAGGCTGAGCTGGCTAAGCTGCGTCGCGATCTGGAGGAAGCCAACATCCAGCATGAGGGCACTCTGGCTAACCTGCGCAAGAAGCACAACGATGCCGTTGCTGAGATGGCCGAGCAGGTCGATCAGCTGAACAAACTGAAGACCAA AGCTGAGAAAGAGCGCACTCAATACTTTGCTGAGTTGAACGATGCCCGCATCGGTTGCGATCAGCTTTCCAACGAAAAG GCCGCCCAGGAGAAGATCGCCAAGCAGCTGCAGCACACTCTGAACGAAGTACAAAGCAAGTTGGACGAAACCAACCGCACTCTGAACGATTTCGATGCCTCCAAGAAGAAGCTGTCGATCGAGAACTCCGATCTGCTGCGCCAGCTGGAGGATGCCGAGTCGCAGGTGTCGCAGCTGAGCAAGATCAAGATCTCGCTCACTCAGCAGCTCGAGGATACCAAGCGTCTTGCCGACGAGGAGGCTCGCGAACGCGCCACTCTGCTGGGCAAGTTCCGCAACCTGGAACACGACCTGGACAATCTGCGCGAGCAGGTTGAGGAGGAGGCTGAGGGCAAGGGAGACATCCAGCGCCAGCTCAGCAAGGCCAACGCTGAGGCTCAGCTGTGGCGCAGCAAGTACGAGTCCGAGGGTGTTGCCCGCGCCGAGGAGCTTGAGGAAGCTAAGCGTAAGCTGCAGGCCCGCCTTGCCGAGGCTGAGGAGACCATTGAGTCGCTGAACCAGAAGTGCGTTGCCCTGGAGAAGACCAAGCAGCGCCTGGCCACCGAGGTCGAGGATCTGCAGCTCGAGGTTGACCGTGCCTCGTCGATTGCCAATGCTGCCGAGAAGAAGCAGAAGGCCTTCGACAAGATCATTGGAGAATGGAAGCTGAAGGTCGACGATCTGGCCGCCGAGCTGGATGCCTCGCAGAAGGAGTGCCGCAACTACTCGACCGAGCTGTTCCGTCTGAAGGGTGCCTACGAAGAGGGCCAGGAGCAGCTTGAAGCTGTTCGCCGTGAGAACAAGAACCTGGCCGATGAGGTCAAGGATCTGCTGGACCAGATCGGTGAGGGTGGCCGCAACATCCATGAGATTGAGAAGTCTCGCAAGCGTCTGGAAGCCGAAAAGGACGAACTCCAGGCCGCTCTGGAGGAGGCTGAAGCCGCCCTGGAGCAGGAGGAGAACAAGGTTCTGCGTGCTCAGCTTGAACTGTCTCAGGTCCGTCAAGAAATTGACCGCCGCATCCAGGAGAAGGAAGAAGAGTTCGAGAACACCCGCAAGAACCACCAGCGCGCCCTGGACTCGATGCAGGCTTCCCTGGAGGCTGAAGCCAAGGGCAAGGCCGAGGCTCTGCGCATGAAGAAGAAGCTGGAAGCCGACATCAACGAGCTGGAAATTGCTCTGGATCACGCCAACAAG GCTAACGCTGAGGCCCAGAAGAACATCAAGCGctaccagcagcagctgaaGGATGTCCAGAGTGCCCTGGAAGAGGAACAGCGCGCCCGCGACGATGCCCGCGAACAGCTGGGTATCTCGGAACGCCGTGCCAACGCCCTCCAGAACGAACTGGAAGAATCGCGTACCCTGCTGGAACAGGCCGACCGTGGTCGCCGCCAGGCCGAGCAGGAGCTCAGCGATGCTCACGAACAGCTGAACGAAGTGTCCGCCCAGAACGCTTCGATCGCCGCCGCCAAGAGGAAGCTCGAGTCTGAGCTGCAGACTCTGCACTCGGATCTGGATGAGCTGCTGAACGAGGCCAAGAACTCCGAGGAGAAGGCCAAGAAGGCAATGGTTGATGCCGCCCGCCTGGCTGATGAGCTGCGCGCCGAGCAGGACCATGCCCAGACCCAGGAGAAGCTGCGCAAGGCACTTGAGCAGCAGATCAAGGAACTGCAGGTCCGCCTGGACGAAGCCGAATCGAACGCCCTGAAGGGAGGCAAGAAGGCCATCCAGAAGCTGGAACAGCGCGTCCGCGAGCTCGAGTCGGAGCTGGACAGCGAACAGAGACGACATGCCGATGCCCAGAAGAACCTGCGCAAGTCGGAGCGTCGCATCAAGGAGCTGACCTTCCAGTCGGAGGAAGACCGCAAGAACCACGAGCGCATGCAGGATCTGGTTGACAAGCTGCAGCAGAAGATCAAGACTTACAAGAGGCAGATTGAGGAAGCCGAGGAGATCGCCGCCCTCAACTTGGCCAAGTTCCGCAAGGCCCAGCAGGAGCTGGAGGAGGCCGAGGAGCGCGCCGACATTGCCGAACAAGCTGCCACCAAATTCCGTACCAAGGGAGGACGTGCCGGTTCCGTACAGCGTGGTGCTAGCCCAGCA CCCCAGAGACAGCCGTCTGCCATGCCTGTTCTTGCAGGACTGAACCTTCCCACATTCGACGATCACGGTTTCTAA